The genomic stretch ACGTTTGAGAATTTGCAGACGGTTCTTCACGAAGACCTAGACGATCTTTGGGCTGACAAGAAGCAGATGGATCAGGAAATTCGGGACTATGTTTCAGGGCTCAGCGCGGACAAATTGGAAGAGGTTGTTTCCTACGAACTCATCGGTGGAAATACAGGAAGCCTGCCGCGCTATATGATTATCACCCACTTGGTCATGCACGGTGGTTTTCATCGAGGATTTATAGGCGACATGTTTGGCCAAGTCCCGGTGCGGCCTGCGGGGCAAGATATTCCGGTGTGGGAGCGGGCTTTAAGACAAGCTTAATTGCGTGTTCGTTTGTTCAGGCTGGGCGCTGATCAACCGCTCGGCTGGGAAACAAACGGTGGCGATGGACCCCTTCTTGAGTTCGCTCTCAAGTTTAAATGATCCGCCATGGGTTTCCACTAGCTGCTTCACCAGAGGCAACCCTAGACCTGTCCCTTCATATTTGCGGGCCAAGGAAGAGTCGGCTTGCCCAAAAAGTTCAAATGCCTTCTCAATTCCTTCCTTTGTCATGCCAACCCCATTATCAGTTACGACAAAATATATCTCGTAATCTTGATTAAGATAGCCTCGCACAGAGACCTCTCCGCCCTCAGGTGTAAATTTAATCGCGTTCGAAATTAGATTGAGGAAAATTTGCTTAAGTCTGCGTTCGTCTATTTTAATCGCGACTAAGTTCTCATCGATATCGGATGATATTTGGACGCCGCCTGAATCAGCCCGCGCTTGCAACAACCTAACAGTCTCATTTACCAATGGTGCGATTATTACGTCATTTTCATTTAATTCGAGTTTGCCAGCCTCAATGGCCGATATATCAAGGATGTCATTAATCAGTTCCAAAAGGTGCTCGCCGCTATCATGAATATGGCCAACATATTCACCTTGTTTGGGGGACAATGTCTGTTCTGGATGATTCCCAAGAAGTTCACTGAAGCCAATGATGGCATTCAATGGCGTTCGCAGTTCATGGCTCATATTCGCCATGAACTCTGACTTTACATGACTAGAGGTTTCTGCTTCCAGTTTGGCCGTGGTGAGTTGCTGTTCGGATTTCTTGCGGTTATCAATGTTTTCACGAACAGAACACACAGCGGGCTCACCATCCCAATTAATGATGAGGGAATGCCGCATGATCCAAAATTCGACACCTTGCTTGGTAATGCATTTAACTTCGTTTTGTTCTGGAATGGGTTCACCCAGGAGACGCTTCTCATGGTTGTCAGGAAACTCTGAATAGTAGCTTGGGCTAAGCAACGTTTTCGTTGATTCGAGCGCAAGTATTTCATCCGGCGAGACGTAGCCATACATATCCGCGAGCGCCTGATTGGCATAGAGGGGAACCCGGTGACGATGCACTAAGATGCCCTGGTGGACACTGTCGATAAGAGTGTGAAACCGGAGCTCGCTCTCATATCGCGCCGTGTCCACCCGCTTGCGGGTTTCAACTTCGGCGGCGAGATATAACGAAAAAATGGCAACCGCAGCCAGGAACAAAAGCATTTTAAAGAAT from Rhodospirillaceae bacterium encodes the following:
- a CDS encoding PAS domain S-box protein gives rise to the protein MNKIAKQNVLFIVQTAALAGTYYLFAKIGLLAALENSGGNVTLIWPPTGIAFAAVVYMGYKAWPGIAIGAFFAGLGSGAAITFAIGNPLPALIAVYFLRRYTSFDHSLTRLTDVFWFILVPVILTTLVSATNGVAGLILSDIISLEAGGTVWLTWWMGDAMGVLIVAPTLLTIKGWSQENWTGKRIAELIALIIGISFTSIASLTDFFGYTHGTKIPIDEAFFYFVFFTTVWAALRFTIHGTSFALLIITVFAIWGGVIGHGPFVSENVQITFFKMLLFLAAVAIFSLYLAAEVETRKRVDTARYESELRFHTLIDSVHQGILVHRHRVPLYANQALADMYGYVSPDEILALESTKTLLSPSYYSEFPDNHEKRLLGEPIPEQNEVKCITKQGVEFWIMRHSLIINWDGEPAVCSVRENIDNRKKSEQQLTTAKLEAETSSHVKSEFMANMSHELRTPLNAIIGFSELLGNHPEQTLSPKQGEYVGHIHDSGEHLLELINDILDISAIEAGKLELNENDVIIAPLVNETVRLLQARADSGGVQISSDIDENLVAIKIDERRLKQIFLNLISNAIKFTPEGGEVSVRGYLNQDYEIYFVVTDNGVGMTKEGIEKAFELFGQADSSLARKYEGTGLGLPLVKQLVETHGGSFKLESELKKGSIATVCFPAERLISAQPEQTNTQLSLS